In Amycolatopsis endophytica, the following are encoded in one genomic region:
- a CDS encoding NAD-dependent epimerase/dehydratase family protein: MKVFVTGGTGAIGGHAVPALIEADHVVTALSRSVAKDAVLERQGAKPVRVDLFDRAALAEAMSGHDAVVNLATALPSMAKFLSRAAHRDNTRIRTQGSATLVDAAIDARVGRFVQESVSMLYRDRGAEWVDEDWPADHYPMARGNHAAEANARRFTEAGGVGVVLRFGWFYGPGAAHAEQMLAAARRHVGLMLGPPGGYLSTIHLADAATAVVAALAVPAGTYNVVDDEPLTKREFTRAMAHAAGARTWVRGPGSVALLFGSRMTSLTRSLRVSNARLREASDWRPRYPSAREGWTATATHLHP; the protein is encoded by the coding sequence ATGAAGGTCTTCGTCACCGGGGGAACCGGCGCGATCGGCGGGCACGCCGTTCCCGCGCTGATCGAAGCAGATCACGTGGTCACGGCCCTGTCCCGCAGCGTCGCGAAGGACGCCGTTCTCGAACGGCAGGGGGCGAAGCCGGTGCGGGTGGACCTGTTCGACCGCGCCGCGCTGGCGGAGGCGATGTCCGGGCACGACGCCGTGGTGAACCTGGCCACGGCACTCCCGTCGATGGCGAAGTTCCTGTCGCGGGCCGCGCACCGGGACAACACCCGGATCCGCACGCAGGGTTCGGCGACCCTGGTCGATGCCGCGATCGACGCCCGTGTCGGGCGGTTCGTGCAGGAGTCGGTCAGCATGCTCTACCGCGACCGCGGCGCCGAATGGGTCGACGAGGACTGGCCGGCCGACCACTACCCGATGGCCCGGGGCAATCACGCGGCCGAGGCCAACGCGCGGCGCTTCACCGAGGCCGGTGGCGTCGGAGTGGTGCTGCGGTTCGGCTGGTTCTACGGTCCGGGCGCGGCCCACGCGGAGCAGATGCTGGCCGCCGCGCGACGGCACGTGGGCCTGATGCTCGGCCCGCCGGGCGGTTACCTGTCCACGATCCACCTGGCCGACGCGGCGACCGCGGTGGTCGCCGCGCTGGCCGTGCCAGCCGGGACGTACAACGTGGTGGACGACGAGCCGCTCACGAAGCGCGAGTTCACGCGGGCGATGGCGCACGCCGCCGGGGCCCGGACCTGGGTGCGCGGCCCGGGCAGCGTGGCGCTGCTGTTCGGCTCGCGAATGACCTCGCTGACCCGCTCGCTACGCGTGAGCAACGCCCGGCTGCGCGAGGCGAGCGACTGGCGGCCCCGCTACCCGAGCGCACGGGAAGGCTGGACCGCGACGGCCACCCACCTCCACCCCTGA
- a CDS encoding NAD(P)/FAD-dependent oxidoreductase, with protein sequence MVERVVVVGAGLGGVRTAEQLRNQGYRGRISLVGAEPHAPYDRPPLSKQILTGAWTPERIVLKDADALTGLDVDTYLGVPAAGLRTGAVELADGTTLPADAVVIATGADARRLPGQPEAVHTLRTLDDALALRSALGKASSLLVVGAGFIGAEVASAARDQGLDVTVLEAGPVPCERALGPEVGVLCARLLREAGADLRLGTKMTGFVDAHTVRLADGSEVSADVVLVGIGAAPRLDWLSTNPDLDVSNGLACDTTGRVLGTTGVWAVGDVAAWEDPGHGGRFRYEHWTSVTDQATVVARDILGGEQTAPAVPYFWSDQFGLKIQMAGRPQLAGTVQPLQGEGLSGGPVKGTVVGYFAGDRFVAVAGFGAAKHVAKYRMLLVKGAEKSEVLAA encoded by the coding sequence GTGGTCGAGCGCGTCGTGGTGGTCGGGGCCGGGCTGGGCGGGGTGCGCACCGCGGAGCAGCTGCGCAACCAGGGTTACCGGGGCCGGATCAGCCTCGTCGGGGCCGAGCCGCACGCGCCCTACGACCGGCCGCCGCTGTCGAAGCAGATCCTGACCGGCGCCTGGACACCCGAGCGCATCGTGCTCAAGGACGCCGACGCGCTGACCGGGCTCGACGTGGACACCTACCTCGGCGTGCCGGCCGCGGGACTGCGGACCGGGGCCGTCGAACTCGCCGACGGGACCACGCTGCCCGCGGACGCGGTCGTCATCGCCACCGGCGCGGACGCGCGCAGGCTGCCGGGCCAGCCCGAGGCCGTGCACACGCTGCGCACCCTGGACGACGCGCTCGCGCTGCGGTCGGCGCTCGGCAAGGCGTCTTCGCTGCTCGTCGTCGGTGCCGGGTTCATCGGCGCCGAGGTCGCCAGCGCGGCCCGCGACCAGGGGCTGGACGTCACGGTGCTGGAGGCCGGGCCGGTGCCGTGCGAGCGGGCGCTGGGTCCCGAAGTCGGGGTGCTGTGCGCGCGGCTGCTCCGCGAGGCAGGGGCCGACCTGCGGCTCGGCACGAAGATGACCGGTTTCGTGGACGCTCACACGGTCCGGCTCGCCGACGGGAGCGAAGTGTCGGCGGACGTGGTGCTGGTCGGCATCGGCGCCGCGCCCCGGCTCGACTGGCTGAGCACGAACCCCGACCTGGACGTGAGCAACGGACTGGCCTGCGACACCACCGGCCGCGTGCTGGGCACGACCGGCGTGTGGGCGGTCGGGGACGTCGCGGCGTGGGAGGACCCCGGCCACGGCGGCCGCTTCCGGTACGAACACTGGACCAGCGTGACCGACCAGGCGACCGTGGTGGCACGCGACATCCTCGGCGGCGAGCAGACCGCCCCCGCCGTGCCGTACTTCTGGTCCGACCAGTTCGGGTTGAAGATCCAGATGGCGGGGCGCCCGCAACTGGCGGGCACCGTGCAGCCGCTGCAGGGCGAGGGCCTGTCCGGCGGGCCGGTGAAGGGCACCGTCGTGGGGTACTTCGCCGGGGACCGGTTCGTCGCGGTCGCCGGGTTCGGGGCGGCCAAGCACGTGGCGAAGTACCGGATGCTGCTGGTGAAGGGCGCGGAGAAGTCCGAGGTGCTCGCGGCGTGA
- a CDS encoding lipase family protein has protein sequence MKNRSFRRRLLAALVGVALAAGGAVATMTAPAAVAAGPVIPGPLDDSFYSPPSPLPAGQPGDVIRWRPSVPMMNAANADAWEVMYLSTNALGERNAVTGTIMVPKGVDPSTAPIVGFAVGTQGPAFKCTPSKAISRGTLYDQPAINDSLSSGYAVAVTDYEGYSPNTVPTYITGQSMGPAVIDSVRAAQRLAQAGLSEDSKVIFQGYSQGGGGALWAAEKQPSYAPEMNLVGVAAGGVPADLTEVAKGLDGYLGFGFLAFAAVGLDAAYPELDLDSYLNDTGRTELADAKANACVVELLANYPFKKISDYTTSNPLDTPQWQARLAENKLGSAPPRVPVFQYHAATDEIVNTPQADALHKQYCAAGVTEQWQTYVSDHLSGIFAGNGDAHQWIVDRFAGEEAPSNC, from the coding sequence ATGAAGAACCGCAGTTTCCGGCGGCGGCTGCTGGCCGCGCTGGTGGGGGTGGCGCTCGCGGCGGGCGGCGCGGTGGCGACCATGACGGCGCCGGCCGCGGTGGCGGCCGGCCCGGTGATCCCCGGCCCGCTCGACGACTCGTTCTACAGCCCGCCGTCACCGCTGCCCGCGGGCCAGCCGGGTGACGTGATCCGCTGGCGCCCGTCGGTGCCGATGATGAACGCGGCGAACGCGGACGCGTGGGAGGTGATGTACCTGTCGACGAACGCGCTGGGGGAGCGCAACGCCGTCACCGGCACGATCATGGTGCCCAAGGGCGTGGACCCGTCGACGGCGCCGATCGTCGGGTTCGCCGTCGGGACGCAGGGCCCGGCCTTCAAATGCACCCCGTCGAAGGCCATCTCGCGGGGGACGCTCTACGACCAGCCGGCCATCAACGACTCGCTGAGCAGCGGGTACGCCGTGGCGGTGACCGACTACGAGGGTTACTCCCCGAACACGGTGCCGACGTACATCACCGGCCAGTCGATGGGCCCGGCCGTGATCGACTCGGTGCGGGCCGCCCAGCGCCTCGCACAGGCGGGCCTGTCCGAGGACTCGAAGGTGATCTTCCAGGGCTACTCCCAGGGCGGCGGCGGCGCGCTGTGGGCCGCCGAGAAGCAGCCGTCGTACGCACCGGAGATGAACCTGGTCGGCGTGGCGGCAGGCGGTGTGCCCGCGGACCTGACCGAGGTCGCCAAGGGCCTCGACGGCTACCTCGGGTTCGGCTTCCTGGCCTTCGCCGCGGTCGGCCTGGACGCGGCCTACCCGGAGCTGGACCTGGACTCCTACCTGAACGACACCGGCCGCACCGAACTGGCGGACGCCAAGGCGAACGCGTGCGTGGTGGAACTGCTGGCCAACTACCCGTTCAAGAAGATCAGCGACTACACCACGTCCAACCCGCTGGACACCCCGCAGTGGCAGGCGCGCCTGGCGGAGAACAAGCTGGGCTCGGCACCGCCGCGGGTGCCGGTGTTCCAGTACCACGCGGCCACCGACGAGATCGTCAACACGCCCCAGGCGGACGCGCTGCACAAGCAGTACTGCGCGGCGGGGGTGACCGAGCAGTGGCAGACCTACGTGTCCGACCACCTGAGCGGGATCTTCGCGGGCAACGGGGACGCCCACCAGTGGATCGTGGACCGGTTCGCGGGCGAGGAAGCGCCGTCCAACTGCTGA